The following are encoded together in the Streptomyces rapamycinicus NRRL 5491 genome:
- a CDS encoding response regulator transcription factor, whose translation MDTHSTGRFLLRPDGTRVRVLVVDDEPDLTEVLSGALAYEGWEVRTAADGASALDAARAFRPDAVVLDWMLPDTDGLAVLRAMRAELPDVCVLFLTARDAVEDRIAGITAGGDDYVTKPFSLEEVLARLRGLLRRAGMAREPGDDRLVVADLVMDEQAREVTRGGVAVELSRTEFELLRFLMRNPRRVLSKAQILDRVWSYDFGGQAHVVELYISYLRKKIDAGQAPLIHTVRGVGYVLKTEPS comes from the coding sequence ATGGATACGCACTCCACCGGCCGTTTTCTGCTGCGACCTGACGGGACCCGGGTCCGCGTCCTCGTCGTCGACGACGAACCCGACCTGACCGAGGTGCTGTCGGGTGCGCTGGCTTACGAGGGCTGGGAGGTCCGTACCGCCGCCGACGGCGCGTCCGCGCTGGACGCCGCGCGGGCGTTCCGCCCGGACGCGGTGGTGCTCGACTGGATGCTGCCGGACACCGACGGACTTGCGGTGCTGCGCGCGATGCGGGCGGAGCTGCCGGATGTGTGCGTGCTGTTCCTGACCGCGCGCGACGCGGTGGAGGACCGGATAGCGGGCATCACGGCGGGCGGCGACGACTATGTGACCAAGCCGTTCAGCCTGGAGGAGGTGCTGGCCCGGCTGCGCGGACTGCTGCGCCGGGCCGGGATGGCGCGGGAGCCGGGCGACGACCGGCTGGTGGTCGCGGACCTGGTGATGGACGAGCAGGCGCGGGAGGTGACGCGCGGGGGTGTGGCGGTGGAACTGTCCCGCACCGAGTTCGAGCTGCTGCGGTTCCTGATGCGCAACCCCCGGCGGGTGCTGTCCAAGGCGCAGATCCTGGATCGGGTGTGGAGCTACGACTTCGGTGGTCAGGCCCATGTGGTCGAGCTGTACATCAGCTATCTGCGCAAGAAGATCGACGCGGGGCAGGCGCCGCTGATCCACACGGTGCGCGGGGTCGGCTACGTGCTGAAGACGGAGCCTTCATGA
- a CDS encoding TetR family transcriptional regulator — protein MSEAQESGPAVSGRRPKRDALVAAAFELFTTHGFEQTTVDDIVRLAGVGRSSFFRYFPSKEDVVFPDHEGCLAEMTAFLQEGSSEEDPVIKVCDAARLVMRMYADNPAFAVQRYRLTKSVPGLRHHELSVVWRYERTLADYLRRRFAHRPDGTLRADVIAASVVAAHNNALRAWLRSGGQEHPAAHMDEALEFVRRSWGPEGQTTGPDEEETDDVVVLIAKRKAPMWRVVREIESTLDDR, from the coding sequence ATGAGCGAGGCACAGGAAAGCGGCCCGGCAGTCAGCGGCAGGCGCCCGAAGCGGGACGCCCTGGTCGCCGCGGCATTCGAGCTCTTCACCACCCATGGATTCGAGCAGACCACGGTCGATGACATCGTCCGGCTCGCGGGCGTGGGCAGGAGTTCCTTCTTCCGCTACTTCCCCTCCAAGGAGGACGTGGTCTTCCCCGACCACGAAGGCTGCCTGGCGGAGATGACCGCCTTCCTGCAGGAGGGGAGTAGCGAGGAAGACCCAGTGATCAAGGTCTGCGATGCCGCGCGCCTCGTCATGCGGATGTACGCGGACAACCCCGCCTTCGCCGTGCAGAGATACCGGCTGACCAAGAGCGTTCCAGGGCTCCGTCATCACGAGTTGTCCGTGGTGTGGCGATACGAACGCACCCTCGCCGACTACCTGCGGCGACGCTTCGCGCACAGACCCGACGGAACGCTGCGCGCCGATGTGATCGCCGCCTCCGTGGTGGCCGCCCACAACAACGCGCTGCGCGCCTGGCTCCGCTCCGGCGGGCAGGAGCATCCCGCAGCCCACATGGATGAGGCTCTGGAGTTCGTCCGGCGCTCCTGGGGGCCGGAGGGCCAGACCACGGGGCCCGACGAGGAGGAAACCGACGACGTTGTCGTCCTGATCGCCAAGCGCAAGGCGCCGATGTGGCGTGTCGTCCGCGAGATCGAGTCCACTCTCGACGATCGCTGA
- a CDS encoding 3-hydroxybutyryl-CoA dehydrogenase: MDPVTRLGVVGCGLMGSGIAEVAARHGIDVRVAEATPDAVEAGRRRLTASLDEGVRRGKLGEEQRDQALARLSFSHDLSDLADRQFVIEAVAENRDIKTDVLRALDKVVEDPAAILATNTSSIPIVDLAVATERPAQLIGMHFFNPVPVQQLVEVIPALTTSQETVQRTRDVVQRLGKQAIQAADRSGFVVNALLVPYLLSAVRMVESGSARPDDIDRGMELGCAHPMGPLRLLDLIGLDTAQAVAESMYEEFKEPLYAPPALLRRMVAAGHLGRKSGRGFYTYDG, from the coding sequence ATGGATCCCGTTACCCGTCTCGGCGTCGTCGGCTGTGGCCTCATGGGCTCCGGCATCGCCGAAGTCGCCGCCCGCCACGGCATCGATGTCCGTGTCGCCGAAGCCACCCCGGACGCCGTCGAGGCGGGCCGCCGCCGCCTGACCGCCTCCCTCGACGAGGGCGTACGGCGCGGCAAGCTCGGCGAGGAGCAGCGGGACCAGGCCCTCGCCCGGCTTTCCTTCAGCCACGACCTCAGCGACCTGGCCGACCGCCAGTTCGTCATCGAGGCCGTCGCCGAGAACCGCGACATCAAGACCGACGTCCTGCGCGCCCTGGACAAGGTCGTGGAGGACCCGGCGGCGATCCTGGCCACCAACACCTCCTCGATTCCCATCGTCGACCTCGCCGTCGCCACGGAACGGCCCGCCCAGCTCATCGGCATGCACTTCTTCAACCCGGTGCCCGTGCAGCAGCTGGTCGAGGTCATCCCCGCCCTCACCACCAGCCAGGAGACCGTGCAGCGCACCCGCGACGTCGTCCAGCGGCTCGGCAAGCAGGCCATCCAGGCAGCCGACCGCTCCGGCTTCGTCGTCAACGCCCTCCTCGTGCCCTACCTGCTGAGCGCGGTGCGCATGGTGGAATCGGGCTCGGCACGGCCGGACGACATCGACCGGGGCATGGAACTCGGCTGCGCTCACCCCATGGGACCGCTCCGACTCCTCGACCTCATCGGCCTCGACACCGCCCAGGCGGTGGCCGAGTCGATGTACGAGGAGTTCAAGGAACCCCTGTACGCCCCTCCCGCCCTGCTGCGCCGCATGGTCGCGGCAGGTCACCTCGGCCGCAAGAGCGGCCGTGGCTTCTACACCTACGACGGCTGA
- a CDS encoding sensor histidine kinase produces MRRPLTRGLSWRPPRTLRARLTAGLVVLLAVASLAVGLTTVFALEGFLVRRLDQQLTAAGGRFPASLEHGERHPDADNAPDTRGQSDRTFGARLLRGTTTDAAVVRDQTDSAVPLTGADRRVLAGLPADGDGHSVRLSALGGYRVVAVHGDDGDVLVTGLPLRPVEETVHRLEIVESVVFGSALLATGVAGALWVRLSLRPLRRVTTTAAGVAELPLASGEVAMPPPVPDTDPRTEVGQVGTALNRMLGHVGDALARRQASEERLRHFAADASHELRTPVASVRGHAELALRHPGPVPDDVRHALERIQAESERMSTLVDDLLLLARLDAGRPLARRPVDLTRLVLDATGDARAAGPDHRWTLELAEEPVTVLGDAHRLQQVVGNLLTNARTHTPPGTRVTVRLAVADGAAELTVADDGPGVPDALRSEVFERFARADPGRSRVAGGTGLGLAIVRAVVAAHGGTITLTSGPGATAFRARLPCRTAASDPGRTG; encoded by the coding sequence ATGAGGCGGCCGCTCACCAGGGGGCTGTCGTGGCGGCCGCCCCGTACGCTGCGTGCCCGGCTGACCGCGGGGCTGGTGGTGCTGCTGGCGGTGGCGAGTCTGGCGGTGGGGCTGACCACGGTGTTCGCCCTGGAGGGGTTCCTGGTGCGGCGGCTGGACCAGCAGCTCACGGCGGCCGGAGGCCGGTTCCCGGCCAGCCTGGAACACGGTGAGCGGCACCCCGATGCCGACAACGCGCCCGACACCCGCGGCCAGTCGGACCGCACCTTCGGCGCCCGGCTGCTGCGCGGCACGACGACCGACGCGGCGGTGGTGCGCGACCAGACGGACTCCGCCGTACCGCTGACCGGCGCCGACCGGCGGGTCCTGGCGGGGCTGCCCGCGGACGGCGACGGCCACAGTGTGCGTCTGTCCGCGCTCGGCGGCTACCGCGTGGTCGCGGTCCACGGAGACGACGGGGATGTCCTGGTCACCGGGCTGCCGCTGCGTCCGGTGGAGGAGACCGTGCACCGGCTGGAGATCGTGGAGAGCGTGGTGTTCGGCAGCGCGCTGCTGGCCACCGGGGTGGCCGGGGCGCTGTGGGTACGGCTGTCGCTGCGCCCCCTGCGACGGGTGACCACGACCGCCGCCGGGGTGGCCGAGCTGCCGCTGGCCAGTGGTGAGGTGGCCATGCCGCCGCCGGTGCCGGACACCGATCCGCGCACCGAGGTGGGCCAGGTGGGCACCGCGCTCAACCGCATGCTCGGGCACGTCGGGGACGCGCTGGCCCGTCGCCAGGCGAGCGAGGAGCGGCTGCGGCACTTCGCCGCCGACGCCAGCCATGAGCTGCGAACGCCGGTGGCCTCCGTCCGCGGCCACGCCGAGCTGGCGCTGCGCCATCCGGGCCCGGTGCCGGATGACGTGCGGCACGCCCTGGAGCGGATCCAGGCCGAGTCGGAGCGGATGTCCACGCTGGTGGACGATCTGCTGCTGCTCGCCCGGCTCGACGCGGGACGGCCACTGGCCCGGCGACCGGTCGATCTGACCCGGCTGGTGCTGGACGCGACGGGCGACGCACGGGCCGCCGGGCCGGACCACCGCTGGACGCTGGAGCTGGCCGAGGAACCGGTGACGGTCCTCGGCGACGCACACCGTCTCCAGCAGGTCGTGGGCAACCTGCTCACCAACGCCCGCACCCACACCCCACCCGGCACCCGGGTCACGGTCAGGCTCGCCGTGGCGGACGGCGCCGCCGAGCTGACGGTGGCGGACGACGGGCCTGGCGTCCCGGACGCACTCCGGAGCGAGGTGTTCGAGCGGTTCGCGCGCGCCGATCCCGGCCGCTCGCGGGTGGCCGGCGGAACGGGACTGGGGCTGGCGATCGTGCGGGCCGTGGTCGCTGCGCACGGCGGCACGATCACACTGACCAGCGGGCCGGGCGCCACCGCCTTCCGGGCCCGGCTCCCCTGCCGTACCGCGGCGTCCGATCCGGGCCGAACGGGCTGA
- a CDS encoding ferric reductase-like transmembrane domain-containing protein has product MTSTTPPAPARTRPSRSAPRPPSPVPVLAHVMVWGGAATVLALWWNDTPSVVGAAGWLTGAGRITGLLAGYACAILLLLMARVPLLDRAIGTDRLARWHALGGRYTISLACAHVLLIIWGYALESHTGVVHQTTTLVLHYPDLLKGTIGFLLFLITAIVSARAVRRRIPYETWHLLHFATYLAVFLAFGHQLSDGADFAGDRPAQLAWYALYIAVAALLGWYRFAVPVRRALRHRLYVSEVRPEAPGVVSVYLSGSGLAELRAEPGQFFRWRFLTRGMWWAANPYSLSAAPHPAYLRITVKASGGHSAALARLRPGTRVFAEGPYGAFTARRRRARKTLLLGGGVGITPLRALFETLPGEVILVYRARRPEDLALRGELDALAAARGAAVHYVVDEPAAYSSPLTAGALRALVPDIAERDVYLCGPPGMTEAALCALREAGVRRRRVHHESFAL; this is encoded by the coding sequence ATGACCAGCACGACGCCGCCGGCCCCGGCCAGGACCCGCCCGTCCCGGTCGGCACCGCGCCCGCCCAGCCCCGTCCCGGTGCTCGCACACGTGATGGTCTGGGGCGGGGCCGCCACTGTCCTGGCGCTGTGGTGGAACGACACCCCCTCGGTCGTCGGCGCCGCCGGCTGGTTGACCGGCGCCGGACGGATCACCGGGCTGCTCGCCGGTTACGCCTGCGCGATCCTCCTGCTGCTGATGGCGCGCGTACCGCTGCTGGACCGCGCCATCGGCACCGACCGGCTGGCCCGCTGGCACGCCCTGGGCGGCCGCTACACGATCTCGCTGGCCTGCGCCCATGTCCTGCTGATCATCTGGGGGTACGCGCTGGAATCGCACACCGGGGTGGTGCACCAGACCACCACCCTGGTCCTCCACTACCCCGACCTGCTCAAGGGGACGATCGGCTTCCTGCTGTTCCTGATCACCGCGATCGTGTCCGCGCGCGCCGTGCGCCGTCGCATCCCCTACGAGACCTGGCACCTGTTGCACTTCGCGACCTACCTCGCGGTCTTCCTGGCCTTCGGGCACCAGCTCTCCGACGGGGCCGACTTCGCCGGAGACCGCCCCGCCCAGCTGGCCTGGTACGCCCTCTACATCGCCGTGGCGGCGCTGCTGGGGTGGTACCGGTTCGCCGTCCCGGTGCGCCGGGCGCTGCGCCACCGGCTGTACGTCTCCGAGGTCCGGCCGGAGGCTCCGGGTGTCGTATCGGTCTATCTGTCGGGCAGCGGACTGGCGGAGCTGCGCGCGGAGCCCGGCCAGTTCTTCCGGTGGCGGTTTCTGACCCGGGGCATGTGGTGGGCCGCCAATCCCTACTCCCTGTCGGCCGCTCCGCACCCCGCGTATCTGCGGATCACGGTCAAGGCGTCCGGTGGCCACAGTGCGGCCCTCGCCCGTCTCCGACCCGGCACCCGGGTATTCGCGGAGGGTCCGTACGGGGCCTTCACCGCACGCCGCCGCCGCGCCCGCAAGACCCTCCTGCTGGGTGGCGGCGTCGGGATCACCCCGCTGCGGGCCCTCTTCGAGACGCTGCCCGGTGAGGTGATCCTCGTCTACCGGGCCCGGCGCCCCGAGGACCTGGCCCTCCGTGGCGAGCTCGACGCGCTCGCCGCCGCGCGCGGGGCGGCCGTCCATTACGTCGTCGACGAGCCGGCCGCCTACTCCTCTCCGCTGACCGCTGGGGCACTGCGCGCTCTGGTGCCCGACATCGCCGAACGGGACGTCTACCTGTGCGGACCGCCGGGCATGACGGAGGCCGCGCTGTGCGCCCTGCGCGAGGCGGGGGTGCGGCGCCGCCGTGTCCACCACGAGTCGTTCGCGCTCTGA
- a CDS encoding WD40 repeat domain-containing protein, whose protein sequence is MSTDMYGVRVLAVDPDELRARLKVFVVYYDVGSRTHIPLPNEEPNTFLHFLWEAASGYLGDGDDRTGPLGRAVSTSRLLDYEWADTNARRFISRVERVELRNDPLTDDQWADMHDFYYERDGAWKDEDLLIQAEYEIRVTDRKWLEPLSVGDGWGSAAFPLNGDSWTAEDSPHIPDLARPAVTLRPFETTTGSVKYDHVNGMDFSDDGKYLAVCSDQGRVWVYDTADWSEVVHTHAGDWIVPLMTWVPGGHVLVVKGYSTGDGPEERNQWAYDVDRRAETEAPFQLGHLRSRDGAYRISRNRAGEGGFDLHGDEREPFRRVSHAGEWDPIQCTAFSGDSSRLFLGAQQNLYVVDAATGEVTDKVDDASERLFTLASNEDGSYLAVGSFSRKLGYLDFRERRPHELCVWRMADKKIILGRQMRTYVDALSWSPDNRWLAAALEPLSDEGFHRGMAELAIFPMGPVDD, encoded by the coding sequence ATGTCGACCGACATGTACGGCGTACGGGTTCTTGCCGTGGACCCGGATGAGCTCCGCGCCCGGTTGAAGGTGTTCGTCGTCTACTACGACGTCGGCTCGCGCACACACATCCCGCTGCCGAACGAGGAGCCCAACACCTTCCTGCACTTCCTCTGGGAGGCCGCGTCCGGCTATCTGGGCGACGGCGACGACCGCACGGGTCCGCTCGGGCGCGCCGTGAGCACCAGCCGGCTCCTCGACTATGAATGGGCCGATACCAACGCCCGCCGGTTCATCTCCCGGGTCGAGCGTGTGGAGCTCCGCAACGACCCGCTCACGGACGACCAGTGGGCGGACATGCACGACTTCTACTACGAGCGCGACGGGGCCTGGAAGGACGAGGACCTGCTGATCCAGGCCGAGTACGAGATCCGGGTCACCGACCGCAAGTGGCTGGAGCCGCTGAGTGTGGGCGACGGCTGGGGCTCGGCGGCCTTTCCGCTCAACGGCGACAGCTGGACGGCCGAGGACTCCCCGCACATACCCGATCTGGCCCGGCCGGCCGTCACCCTGCGGCCGTTCGAGACCACCACCGGCAGCGTCAAGTACGACCACGTCAACGGGATGGACTTCTCCGACGACGGCAAGTATCTGGCCGTGTGCAGCGATCAGGGGCGGGTGTGGGTCTACGACACCGCCGACTGGAGCGAGGTGGTGCACACCCACGCCGGTGACTGGATCGTGCCGCTGATGACGTGGGTGCCGGGCGGTCACGTCCTCGTGGTCAAGGGCTACAGCACCGGCGACGGACCGGAGGAGCGGAATCAGTGGGCCTACGACGTCGACCGGCGGGCGGAGACCGAGGCTCCCTTCCAGCTCGGGCATCTGCGCTCACGCGACGGCGCGTACCGGATCAGCCGGAACCGTGCGGGCGAGGGCGGCTTCGACCTGCATGGCGACGAGCGTGAGCCCTTCCGCCGCGTCTCCCACGCCGGTGAGTGGGACCCGATCCAGTGCACGGCCTTCTCCGGCGACTCGTCGCGGCTCTTCCTCGGCGCGCAGCAGAACCTCTATGTCGTCGACGCGGCGACCGGCGAGGTGACCGACAAGGTCGACGATGCCTCGGAACGGCTGTTCACCCTCGCTTCGAACGAGGACGGCAGCTATCTGGCCGTCGGCAGCTTCAGCCGCAAGCTGGGCTACCTGGACTTCCGTGAGAGGCGCCCGCACGAACTGTGCGTGTGGCGGATGGCCGACAAGAAGATCATCCTTGGCCGCCAGATGCGTACCTACGTCGACGCCCTCAGCTGGTCCCCGGACAACCGCTGGCTCGCCGCCGCCCTGGAGCCCCTCTCCGACGAGGGCTTCCACCGCGGGATGGCCGAGCTGGCCATCTTCCCGATGGGTCCGGTGGACGACTGA
- the icmF gene encoding fused isobutyryl-CoA mutase/GTPase IcmF: protein MSDLHRPVHPVRLVTASALFDGHDASINIMRRIFQSQGAEVIHLGHNRSVREVVEAALEEDAHGVAVSSYQGGHVEYFEYLVESLREQGAEHVRVVGGGGGVIVPEEIDRLRGSGVTIFSPEDGQRMGLAGMVNSVVKDCDFDLWDRQPADVAAVLAGDRFAIARAITGAELGRLPQDFLEQLRAAAGARVTPVLGITGTGGSGKSSLTDELVRRFRVDQQDKLRIAVIAVDPTRRRGGGALLGDRIRMNSLDGNRVFFRSLATRGSRELPEHLSDVIDVVKAAGFDLVVVETPGIGQGDAAIVPFVDTSLYVMTPEFGAASQLEKIDMLDFADVVAINKFERRGAKDALRDVGRQLVRNREAFAMRPEDMPVYGSSAATFNDDGVTALHQHLKTALAEKGLPLAEGTLAPVDVRHSSGIRQVVPAERARYLAEISETVHGYHAETGQLVEAARRVQRLEAVTAELVEAGSDAGNVRSLLEDARRQLPYGITEQIGNWPAVIASYSGDEQVVKIRDKEIRTKLTRESLSGNKIPRVALPRFTDHGELVRFWRGENLPGHFPFTAGVFPFKRDNEDPARMFAGEGGPFRTNRRFKLLSEGQPATRLSTAFDSVTLYGRDPDERPDNYGKVGTSGVSVATLEDMKALYDGFDLVAPTTSVSMTINGPAPTILAFFLNTAIDQQIDRFRETEGREPSPEEMAELRAHALGSVRGTVQADILKEDQGQNTCLFSTEFSLRMMADIQEWFIAHKVRNFYSVSISGYHIAEAGANPISQLAFTLANGFTYVEAYLARGMHIDDFSPNLSFFFSNGMDPEYSVLGRVARRIWAVAMKEKYGANERSQKLKYHVQTSGRSLHAQEMDFNDIRTTLQALIAIYDNCNSLHTNAYDEAVTTPTEDSVRRALAIQLIINREWGLAMNENPLQGSFIIDELTDLVEEAVLTEFERISERGGVLGAMETGYQRGRIQDESMLYEQRKHDGTLPVIGVNTFRNPHADTAEPDAIELARATEEEKKSQLSRVRDFQARHHETAHAALAALKDAAVSDRNVFAVLMDAARVCSLQQITDAFFEVGGQYRRNV from the coding sequence ATGAGCGATCTGCACCGTCCCGTGCACCCCGTCCGCCTGGTTACCGCTTCGGCGCTGTTCGACGGGCATGACGCGTCGATCAACATTATGCGGCGGATCTTCCAGTCCCAGGGCGCGGAGGTGATCCACCTCGGTCACAACCGGTCGGTGCGGGAGGTCGTGGAGGCCGCGCTGGAGGAGGACGCGCACGGTGTCGCGGTCTCGTCCTACCAGGGCGGCCATGTTGAGTACTTCGAGTACCTGGTGGAGTCGCTGCGCGAGCAGGGCGCGGAGCACGTCCGTGTCGTGGGCGGTGGGGGCGGTGTGATCGTGCCCGAGGAGATCGACCGGCTGCGCGGCAGCGGAGTGACCATCTTCTCCCCGGAGGACGGGCAGCGGATGGGCCTGGCCGGGATGGTCAACTCGGTGGTGAAGGACTGTGACTTCGATCTCTGGGATCGGCAACCGGCTGATGTCGCCGCCGTGCTGGCGGGTGACCGGTTCGCGATCGCCCGCGCCATCACCGGCGCCGAACTCGGTCGGCTGCCGCAGGACTTCCTGGAGCAGTTGCGCGCCGCGGCCGGGGCGCGGGTCACCCCGGTGCTCGGCATCACCGGCACCGGCGGTTCGGGCAAGTCGTCGCTCACCGATGAGCTGGTGCGCCGCTTCCGCGTCGATCAGCAGGACAAGCTGCGGATCGCGGTGATCGCCGTCGACCCGACCCGCCGCCGCGGGGGAGGGGCGCTGCTCGGCGACCGCATCCGCATGAACTCCCTCGACGGCAACCGGGTGTTCTTCCGGAGTCTGGCCACCCGCGGCAGCCGTGAGCTGCCCGAGCACCTGTCCGACGTGATCGATGTGGTGAAGGCCGCCGGGTTCGACCTGGTGGTCGTGGAGACGCCGGGCATCGGCCAGGGCGACGCGGCGATCGTGCCGTTCGTCGACACCTCGCTGTACGTGATGACGCCCGAGTTCGGCGCCGCCTCGCAGCTGGAGAAGATCGACATGCTCGACTTCGCCGACGTCGTGGCGATCAACAAGTTCGAGCGGCGCGGCGCCAAGGACGCGCTGCGCGACGTGGGCCGCCAGCTGGTCCGCAACCGCGAGGCATTCGCCATGCGGCCCGAGGACATGCCGGTGTACGGCTCCTCGGCGGCCACGTTCAACGACGACGGCGTCACCGCGCTCCACCAGCATCTGAAGACCGCCCTGGCCGAGAAGGGTCTGCCGCTGGCCGAGGGCACCCTGGCGCCGGTCGACGTGCGCCACTCCTCCGGCATCCGGCAGGTGGTTCCCGCGGAGCGGGCGCGCTATCTCGCCGAGATCAGCGAGACGGTCCACGGGTACCACGCCGAGACCGGTCAACTGGTCGAAGCGGCACGGCGCGTGCAGCGTCTGGAGGCGGTCACGGCCGAGCTCGTCGAGGCGGGCTCCGATGCCGGGAACGTGCGGTCGCTGCTCGAGGACGCCCGCAGGCAGCTCCCGTACGGCATCACGGAGCAGATCGGGAACTGGCCCGCCGTCATCGCCTCCTACTCCGGCGATGAGCAGGTCGTGAAGATCCGGGACAAGGAGATCCGCACCAAACTGACCCGCGAGTCCTTGTCGGGCAACAAGATCCCCCGGGTCGCCCTGCCCCGCTTCACCGACCACGGGGAACTGGTGCGGTTCTGGCGCGGGGAGAACCTGCCCGGCCACTTCCCCTTCACCGCCGGGGTGTTCCCCTTCAAGCGCGACAACGAGGACCCGGCGCGGATGTTCGCCGGCGAGGGCGGCCCGTTCCGCACCAACCGGCGCTTCAAGCTGCTCTCCGAGGGCCAGCCGGCCACCCGCCTGTCCACCGCGTTCGACTCCGTCACCCTCTACGGCCGCGACCCCGACGAACGCCCCGACAACTACGGCAAGGTCGGCACCTCCGGCGTCTCGGTGGCCACGCTTGAGGACATGAAGGCGCTCTACGACGGCTTTGACCTCGTCGCGCCCACCACCTCGGTCTCCATGACGATCAACGGACCCGCGCCGACCATCCTGGCCTTCTTCCTCAACACCGCCATCGACCAGCAGATCGACCGGTTCCGGGAGACCGAGGGCCGCGAACCGTCGCCCGAGGAGATGGCCGAACTCCGTGCACACGCCCTGGGAAGCGTGCGCGGCACGGTGCAGGCCGACATCCTCAAGGAGGACCAGGGCCAGAACACCTGCCTGTTCTCCACCGAGTTCTCTCTGCGGATGATGGCCGACATCCAGGAGTGGTTCATCGCCCACAAGGTTCGCAACTTCTACTCGGTGTCCATCTCCGGCTATCACATCGCCGAAGCCGGCGCGAACCCCATCAGCCAGCTGGCCTTCACCCTGGCCAACGGCTTCACCTACGTCGAGGCGTACCTCGCCCGGGGCATGCACATCGACGACTTCTCCCCGAACCTGTCGTTCTTCTTCTCCAATGGCATGGACCCCGAGTACTCCGTCCTCGGCCGGGTCGCCCGCCGCATCTGGGCCGTGGCGATGAAGGAGAAGTACGGCGCGAACGAGCGCAGCCAGAAACTGAAGTACCACGTCCAGACCTCCGGCCGCTCGCTGCACGCCCAGGAGATGGACTTCAACGACATCCGCACCACCTTGCAGGCGCTCATCGCGATCTACGACAACTGCAACAGCCTGCACACCAACGCCTACGACGAGGCGGTCACCACCCCCACCGAGGACTCGGTCCGCCGGGCCCTGGCCATCCAGCTGATCATCAACCGGGAGTGGGGTCTGGCGATGAACGAGAACCCCCTGCAGGGGTCGTTCATCATCGACGAGCTCACCGACCTGGTGGAGGAGGCCGTACTCACGGAGTTCGAGCGGATCAGCGAGCGCGGCGGTGTGCTCGGCGCCATGGAGACCGGCTACCAGCGCGGCCGTATCCAGGACGAGTCGATGCTGTACGAGCAGCGCAAGCACGACGGCACCCTCCCGGTCATCGGCGTCAACACCTTCCGCAACCCGCACGCGGACACCGCCGAACCCGACGCGATCGAGCTGGCGCGCGCGACCGAGGAGGAGAAGAAGTCCCAGCTTTCGCGCGTACGGGATTTCCAGGCCCGCCACCACGAGACGGCCCACGCCGCACTGGCCGCCCTCAAGGACGCGGCCGTGAGTGACCGCAATGTCTTCGCCGTCCTCATGGACGCCGCCCGGGTCTGCTCGCTGCAGCAGATCACCGATGCCTTCTTCGAGGTCGGCGGCCAGTACCGCCGCAACGTCTGA